CGAGTTCTCCGATGTCGGCGGCCTCTGGGAGGTCAAGGGCGCTGCTGGAGGACGGATGTTTACGGTCTTTGTCGATTTTTCCAAACAATACCTGATTTCCGGTCGCGTTATACGCATCAGCGATGGGGTGGAAGTTTCTCAACAAGTGGATATGAAGGAGATCAGCTCGGATGGCGCGATTCTACTTGGGCGTGCGGATGCCCCGGTGAAAGTGTATGTCTTTACTGATGCAAAATGTGTTCATTGTCGATTGCTGCACGAAGAGTTGAGAAAGGTTGTCCAAAAACAACCGAAGATTGCCTTCTATTTTAAATTGATGGCGATGCTCTCGGAGCCTGAATTGGCTCAAAACATTATTTGTTCAGGTTCTGATGAGGTTTTGGAAAAAGCAATGAATGATCAGCCTGTCCCTGAGAGCACTTGCGAATCGAACGCCCTCAATGAAACCCATGATTTTGCTCAACGCTGGCAAATCCGCTCGATTCCGACCATGGTTCTTCCAGACGGGCATATGTTGATGGGGGATCGCCCGGCAGAGGAGATCCTTGAGGATCTGTCGCGCTTTTTACCCAACGAGTAGACCGTGACACCAGCCTTGATTTCTGTCAGCCAATCTGTTACAAAGGCCAGCTAAGTCTGTTAGATTGCCGCGAAATTTTCAGTATATTTTTTTACAGGAGAAACGGACCATATGGGACTGATGACAGGAAAACGGGGAATTATTTTCGGTGTCGCCAATGAAATGAGTATCGCCTGGGGGATTGCCCAGCAACTCAGGGAACAGGGCGCCACGCTGGCGTTTACCTACCTCAATGAAGCCCTTGAAAAACGGGTACGCCCGCTGGCCGAAAGCCTGGATGCTGAGATGATTCTGCCCTGCAACGTCAGCAGCGATCAAGAGATTGAAGCCGTTTTTGACGAAGTGAAAAAACAATGGGGGACTCTGGACTTCGTTGTTCACGCGGTTGCCTATGCCGACCGCGAAGATCTCAAGCAGCCCTATAGCAAAACCAGCCGCGAGGGTTTTG
This is a stretch of genomic DNA from uncultured Desulfuromonas sp.. It encodes these proteins:
- a CDS encoding DsbC family protein; translation: MWRYVMIVLCCSFFLPVSGWSFGGDGCGAGECRDCHSLTEEEAFKLLPSGADRVDSVEFSDVGGLWEVKGAAGGRMFTVFVDFSKQYLISGRVIRISDGVEVSQQVDMKEISSDGAILLGRADAPVKVYVFTDAKCVHCRLLHEELRKVVQKQPKIAFYFKLMAMLSEPELAQNIICSGSDEVLEKAMNDQPVPESTCESNALNETHDFAQRWQIRSIPTMVLPDGHMLMGDRPAEEILEDLSRFLPNE